In Gossypium arboreum isolate Shixiya-1 chromosome 5, ASM2569848v2, whole genome shotgun sequence, a single genomic region encodes these proteins:
- the LOC108472857 gene encoding probable glycosyltransferase At5g25310, with amino-acid sequence MESYYRYSVSAFILLCLCVFTIPVVFLNYDHFNPFMNLSNPTLESPGPKFELQRLIVSTSDQIRAVSTSGSTDDHQHLNRNTTLIKETKKLSKEQVLEQGLARARASIRSAAIARIVRTAFFMNDNDVPVGDVYRNPSTFYQSYVEMERRFKVYVYSEGELPIVHDGPCKNLYTIEGRFIHEMEHGAKRFRTNDPQRAHVYFMPFSVAWMVKYIYTPLSFDITPLKHFVSDYVKVISIKYPFWNRTHGADHFMLACHDWGPHASQGNSLLYNNSIRVLCNANISEGFNPQKDVSLPEISLIGGYLSHKLIHPPPPNTSRPYFAFFAGGLHGPIRPYLLQHWKGRDNDMQVYEYLPKNKDYYSYMLESKFCLCPSGYEVASPRIVEAIYSGCVPVILSDNYVLPFSDVLQWEAFSVQVETTKIPRLKEILSAIPEEKYRKLQEGVIVVRRHFMLNRPPKRFDVFHMILHSIWVRRINARPNSNRS; translated from the exons ACTATAGATATTCAGTGTCCGCTTTCATTTTGCTATGCTTATGTGTTTTCACGATCCCTGTGGTTTTCCTTAACTATGATCACTTCAATCCCTTCATGAATTTATCTAATCCAACTCTTGAATCACCTGGACCAAAATTTGAGTTGCAGAGACTGATAGTTTCTACTTCTGATCAAATCAGAGCCGTTAGTACCAGCGGATCAACTGATGATCATCAGCACCTCAACCGAAACACCACTCTTAta AAAGAAACGAAGAAACTAAGCAAAGAACAAGTGTTAGAACAAGGACTAGCTAGAGCTCGAGCTTCAATTCGCTCGGCGGCAATAGCTCGGATCGTCAGGACGGCTTTTTTCATGAACGACAATGACGTTCCCGTTGGAGATGTCTATCGTAATCCAAGCACATTTTATCA GAGTTACGTAGAGATGGAGAGGAGATTCAAAGTCTACGTGTACAGTGAGGGAGAGCTGCCAATAGTCCACGACGGACCATGCAAAAATTTATACACGATAGAAGGTAGATTCATACACGAGATGGAGCATGGAGCTAAGAGGTTTAGGACAAATGATCCTCAACGCGCTCACGTTTACTTCATGCCCTTCAGTGTCGCCTGGATGGTCAAGTACATTTATACGCCACTGAGTTTCGACATTACTCCTCTTAAGCACTTTGTTTCTGATTATGTGAAAGTGATATCCATCAAGTATCCATTTTGGAATCGAACTCATGGCGCTGATCACTTCATGCTTGCTTGTCATGATTGG GGGCCCCATGCATCACAAGGCAACTCACTCCTCTACAACAATTCAATTCGCGTGCTGTGCAATGCCAACATCTCCGAAGGCTTCAATCCACAAAAAGATGTAAGCCTTCCAGAAATCAGCCTCATCGGTGGCTACTTATCCCACAAACTCATCCACCCACCTCCGCCCAATACTTCTCGACCGTATTTTGCTTTCTTCGCCGGCGGACTTCACGGTCCAATCCGACCATATCTCCTCCAACACTGGAAAGGCCGAGACAATGACATGCAGGTCTATGAATACCTCCCAAAAAACAAAGACTATTACTCTTACATGCTCGAATCAAAATTTTGCCTATGCCCAAGTGGGTATGAAGTTGCCAGTCCAAGGATTGTCGAGGCCATATACTCTGGATGCGTGCCGGTTATTTTGTCAGATAACTATGTTTTACCTTTCAGTGATGTATTACAGTGGGAGGCTTTCTCAGTACAGGTGGAAACAACGAAGATTCCTAGATTGAAAGAAATTTTATCAGCAATTCCAGAAGAAAAATATCGGAAACTTCAAGAGGGTGTGATAGTTGTGCGCCGACATTTTATGTTAAACCGACCTCCTAAGAGATTTGATGTGTTCCACATGATATTACACTCAATATGGGTTAGGAGAATTAATGCAAGACCCAATAGTAATAGATCTTAA